Genomic window (Dyadobacter fanqingshengii):
CAAATAACGCGCATACTGCACGTACAAGGCCAAAAATGCGGGATCATCAGGATTGTCTTTGAATTGTAAAAGGCGTTCGTCGGTGGGTAATGCACCGTTATTTTTGGCCGGAAGATCCAGATGGAACCTGGAAAAAAGCTTTTGATGATCCGTCAAGTGCTCCTTGAGTGCTTGCTCATAAACGGGCGCATTTTTTAATAGGGAAGCCGTTTTTGTGGTGGGCTTACCGGAAACTGTTTTGTAATCAATATAATTGGTTGCCGCTGAAAGAATGAGCGTCGCCGTTGTGGCATTTTGAATGCTGAGCTTGCCATCCTTCTGACTTACTTTCCCATCGGTCTGCACTTTCATTTTGGCAACGCCTTCCAGGACACCATTGTCAACTTTTACGTTCAATGTCAACTCACCAGCATTGCCGGTCACCTTTTTGTTTGCATGAATCGCGTCCAGCCGGACCGCAAAATTGAGCTTCCCAGACTGGTCTGCGGTGAGCTTTACATAAATCGCTTTGGCAGGATAACTCGCAAAAACTGCTCTTTTGAAACCAACATTTCCGCTTTTATAGGAGACAAGCGCAATTCCCTTTTCAAGGTCCAACTCCCGGCGATAATCCGTTGCATTAGAATGATCCGGGAAATCAATGTATAAATCTCCAAAAGCCTGATAGGCCATTTGTCTCAGCGGAATGCCCATAAATTGCTCGGAAGCAAGCTTTTCCGCTTCTTTTTGCCTGCCCTCATTTAACAGCGTGCGGATTTCGCCTAAATATTTGCTCGCGCCTTTGTTCGCGTAACTCCTCGGTTCACCTGTCCATAAAGTCTCCTCATTAAACTGGATCCGCTCACTTGCAATGCCCCCAAAAACCATTGCCGCCAGGCACCCGTTACCAACCGGAAGCGCGTCCTCCCATTGTCTGGAAGGTTGTTTATACCAAAGTTTCAGATCCTGCGCACGGGTTATGAAAGTGTTTAAACTTATCAAAAGCCCAAGCATCAATGTTGTTCTATTAAAATATAAGGTCCTGAAAATCATTTGGTAATGTTTAAATTTCAAAAAATTAGAAAGCGTCGTTACTCAGCTATTACTTCAAGAGTTCAGCGATAACCAAATCTTTCCTCCGCGATTCCGGCGTCACTTTCAAATGCACTAATTTGCCGTTCTGCAACTCACCCTCGACCGTTGTTTTATAAGGTGCATGCAGCTTGAATTTCACATTCCAATCTTTTGGCCATGCCGGGAAAAGATAGATCGAATCGCCAACGGTCTGCATCAACATTTCCTGCAAACCGATCATGCCCGAACCGCCCCAATTGTGGTCGGGAACCCAGTCGTGTCCCGGCCCCCAAAATGCCGGAAATCTCCGTCCGGAATCTTGTAACTTCTTTACTGCGAGGGCAGCTGCTTCTTCCGTTAACCCCAGTCTTGCGCAGAAAATATTGTCCTGATGCCAGCTGGTGTGGTTTCGGTTCTTAATGGCTTCCGTGTCATATTTCCAGGTGTTCACCGCCACTTGCAGGTCCGGCAAGCCTACGCCGTACATTCCGAAAGGAAAAACGGGGTAAAGCTGCGGGATTTCGGTGTTTTGGATCCGCTCCCAAGCCCTGGCCGGAGCAATCGTCTGGTGTCCCTGCATTTGACGAAAACTTAGCGGCGGCACCCTGCCCAGCCGTGCCGCCCATTCTTTCCGCTGCGCGTCCGTGCCGTATTTTGCAGGCAATGCGAGCATTCGCGAAAGCACCGTTTTCAGGCCCGCGACCGTCGTAACGGAGTTATATGTCATTTTGTAAGTCTCTGCTGCTGAACCCGGAAAAATCACCAAATGTCCGTTTTGATCCAGTTTTTTGACTCCCCGCTTCTCCGCCAGATACTGATAATGTTCATCGAAAAATACTGTGCAACTTTCGATCAGCGGCAGATATTTGCTGATATCCGAGCCTGTAAAGCGCTCAATGTCAAGCATCATCAGACAAAATTCCAGAGATGTGTCCCAGAGATATTCCAGCCAGGCATTATATTCCACGCCGGAATCAAAATCTTTGGGCCGCTTTTGCCCGTATTCAGCATAATTAGGCAAGCCAAAATTTTCGATCTGCTCAGTAAAAGATGCTCCCTGGTGCCCCCAGTAATGTTTTGTGCGTGTTTCGGCATTTGATAATGTCCGCAGGTAAAAGTCAAATTGTGAGGACATCATATCAAAATCCCCGCTTTTGAGCATGGGCCAATATACCAGCCGCTGATTTTGCGCGGTAAATGTTCCTCCGCCCCAACTCCGGTAATCCGGCCCGAATGTTAATGTTGAATCGATAAAAACCGGATCGTGTGTAAAAAGTCCGCCGTTGAATTTGGTTGGATAAGCGCCAAAAGCATTGCAGCCCAGCATATACCTGAAAATCTGATAATTACGCCCAACCTGCCAGATCGGGGAAGCTGGATCCGGCTTCTCAACATTGATCGCAATGTGGCTTCGCCGCCAATAGGCATTCCACCAATCCAATGTTTTCTGCCTGGCTGTTTTTTTCTCGCTTTCGGCTTTTGAAACGATTTTTGACAGTCCGCTTTTCCATTTCTCCGCATCGCTATTTTCCTCGATATGGAGAAAAACATTTAAATGATGTGCTCTCGCAGCTGCCCTGCTTTTCAAACCAAATCCCAGAAATGGCGTATTCACATATTTCCCTGAAACCGTTTTCAATTGTCCGTTGGCCACGTCAGGAACCATGTTTTCACCCTGCATCCAACCGCCATAAACCATTCCTTTCAACGGGTTCCAAAGCTGCGACTCCACCGGTTCCAATTGCTGCTGCTTTACCGCCAGATCAAACAATGTTGAATCCTTATTTTGATGGTAAAAAAGGATTCCGTTTTCATGCGCATTAACGATATCTTTTGAAGCTATCACTTTATCTTTCAGCCATTTAAAAGAACTTGCATTCTTTTCCCGCCCTTGCAACTCCCTA
Coding sequences:
- a CDS encoding DUF5703 domain-containing protein; its protein translation is MSILPRSLISFFLCLCLIKSALAQTLSPETYNVKWTSQSKNSGESMPVGGGDMGLNVWLEKGDVLFYLSRSGAFDENNIFPKLGRVRVTLSPNPFTDGATFRQELKLQEGSVEIAGKSGNQEVVLKIWVDVFNPVVHVDVAGNKPVQVNAWYESWRTHDRELQGREKNASSFKWLKDKVIASKDIVNAHENGILFYHQNKDSTLFDLAVKQQQLEPVESQLWNPLKGMVYGGWMQGENMVPDVANGQLKTVSGKYVNTPFLGFGLKSRAAARAHHLNVFLHIEENSDAEKWKSGLSKIVSKAESEKKTARQKTLDWWNAYWRRSHIAINVEKPDPASPIWQVGRNYQIFRYMLGCNAFGAYPTKFNGGLFTHDPVFIDSTLTFGPDYRSWGGGTFTAQNQRLVYWPMLKSGDFDMMSSQFDFYLRTLSNAETRTKHYWGHQGASFTEQIENFGLPNYAEYGQKRPKDFDSGVEYNAWLEYLWDTSLEFCLMMLDIERFTGSDISKYLPLIESCTVFFDEHYQYLAEKRGVKKLDQNGHLVIFPGSAAETYKMTYNSVTTVAGLKTVLSRMLALPAKYGTDAQRKEWAARLGRVPPLSFRQMQGHQTIAPARAWERIQNTEIPQLYPVFPFGMYGVGLPDLQVAVNTWKYDTEAIKNRNHTSWHQDNIFCARLGLTEEAAALAVKKLQDSGRRFPAFWGPGHDWVPDHNWGGSGMIGLQEMLMQTVGDSIYLFPAWPKDWNVKFKLHAPYKTTVEGELQNGKLVHLKVTPESRRKDLVIAELLK